Proteins encoded in a region of the Pseudomonas sp. PDNC002 genome:
- a CDS encoding endonuclease/exonuclease/phosphatase family protein: MSPSLPRRILFLLFIVLLLAVTAAAWLLAWHPAEREPVAAQCRVPAPQLQPGQALKVMTWNVQYLAGKRYIFWDDLPDTTGPDDSPSAEDIAYSLDEVVRVIRDEAPDIVLLQEVDDGAAATGKQDQQALIGDRLADLYPCSAATFDWKARFDPNPHVFGSAGRKLVTFSRFQITGGERIALPQRSSIPLLRLFAPQPAMLQSNLPIRGGGQLSVVNTWLQRPNGDDTPQRQVEAVEAHLSTLQAAGRPWLLGGDLGLLPLGQYPYLPEVLRAPYRANSELNLLAARFPVIPAVEESSGADQENWYTHFPNDPRVHKPDRTLDYLIHSPSLSRVEAGVRRSDTLRISNHLPLAARFLLPH, translated from the coding sequence ATGAGCCCTTCGCTGCCCAGACGAATCCTGTTCCTGCTGTTCATCGTCCTGTTGCTCGCCGTCACCGCTGCCGCCTGGCTGCTGGCCTGGCACCCCGCCGAACGCGAACCCGTCGCCGCGCAATGCCGCGTGCCGGCGCCGCAGCTGCAACCGGGGCAGGCATTGAAGGTGATGACCTGGAACGTCCAGTACCTGGCTGGCAAGCGCTACATCTTCTGGGACGACCTGCCCGACACCACCGGCCCGGACGACAGCCCCAGCGCCGAGGACATCGCCTACAGCCTCGACGAGGTCGTGCGGGTGATCCGCGACGAAGCGCCGGACATCGTGCTGCTGCAGGAAGTCGACGACGGCGCCGCCGCCACCGGCAAGCAGGACCAGCAGGCGCTGATCGGCGACCGCCTGGCCGACCTCTATCCCTGTTCCGCCGCCACCTTCGACTGGAAGGCGCGCTTCGATCCCAACCCCCACGTATTCGGCAGCGCCGGGCGCAAGCTGGTGACCTTCAGCCGCTTCCAGATCACCGGTGGCGAGCGCATCGCCCTGCCACAGCGCTCGTCGATCCCGCTGCTGCGCCTGTTCGCCCCGCAACCGGCAATGCTGCAGAGCAACCTGCCGATCCGTGGCGGCGGCCAGCTCAGCGTGGTCAACACCTGGCTGCAACGGCCCAACGGCGACGACACCCCGCAGCGCCAGGTCGAGGCCGTCGAGGCGCACCTGAGCACCCTGCAGGCCGCCGGACGCCCCTGGCTGCTGGGTGGTGATCTCGGCCTGCTGCCGCTGGGCCAGTACCCGTACCTGCCGGAAGTCCTGCGCGCGCCGTACCGCGCCAACAGCGAGCTGAACCTGCTGGCGGCGCGTTTCCCGGTCATCCCGGCGGTGGAGGAGTCCAGCGGCGCCGACCAGGAAAACTGGTACACCCACTTCCCCAACGACCCGCGCGTACACAAGCCCGACCGCACCCTCGACTACCTGATCCACAGCCCCAGCCTGAGCCGGGTCGAGGCGGGAGTGCGGCGCAGCGACACCCTGCGAATCTCCAACCACCTGCCGCTGGCGGCGCGCTTCCTGCTGCCGCACTGA
- a CDS encoding transporter substrate-binding domain-containing protein — MHLSRLAGLTLALLCLHATAVERPTLADRLPRPLPALTVGYYEFPPYTYTAPDGSTRGSGAEMVRRILLKAGYRADFRPLPSARLYLGLQDGSVQLWAGAPGKQELAGSTLECERTLGHVELNLYHLPSRPSPKMPEGLTGSRVILISGYSYWRPITDLLADPALKLELHRTSTHTAALQMLERGRGDFLIDYQTPVEQAQRELNMVPLAFDHLYSVPTKLIVSRRAPDAEALRVQLDHAYDELQAAGYEMKLP, encoded by the coding sequence ATGCATTTGAGCCGCCTCGCCGGGCTGACCCTCGCCCTCCTCTGCCTCCATGCCACCGCCGTGGAGCGTCCCACACTCGCCGACCGCCTGCCGCGTCCGTTGCCGGCGCTGACCGTGGGCTACTACGAATTCCCTCCCTACACCTACACAGCCCCGGACGGCAGCACGCGCGGCAGCGGCGCCGAGATGGTCCGGCGCATCCTGCTCAAGGCCGGCTACCGTGCGGATTTCCGCCCGCTGCCCAGCGCCCGCCTGTACCTGGGGTTGCAGGATGGCAGCGTGCAGCTCTGGGCCGGCGCGCCTGGCAAACAGGAACTGGCCGGTAGCACGCTGGAATGCGAGCGCACGCTGGGCCACGTCGAGCTGAACCTCTATCACCTGCCCTCGCGCCCATCGCCGAAGATGCCCGAAGGCCTCACCGGCAGCCGGGTGATCCTGATCAGCGGCTACAGCTACTGGCGGCCGATCACCGACCTGCTGGCCGACCCGGCGCTGAAGCTCGAACTGCACCGCACCAGCACGCACACCGCCGCGCTGCAGATGCTCGAACGCGGACGCGGCGATTTCCTCATCGACTACCAGACCCCGGTGGAACAGGCTCAGCGCGAACTGAACATGGTGCCGCTGGCCTTCGACCACCTCTACAGCGTGCCGACCAAACTGATCGTCTCGCGCCGAGCGCCGGACGCCGAAGCGCTGCGGGTCCAACTGGACCACGCCTACGACGAATTGCAGGCGGCGGGATACGAGATGAAGTTGCCCTGA